A single Paratractidigestivibacter faecalis DNA region contains:
- the carA gene encoding glutamine-hydrolyzing carbamoyl-phosphate synthase small subunit, with the protein MNLLVDGGRHPEALLALEDGSYFFGRSAGAEGETFGEVVFNTSMVGYQEIVSDPSYAGQLVTLTYPQVGNYGINEVDMQSRELALAGLIVHDMCYQPSNWQSVKSLPDFLAERGIVAIEDVDTRALTLRIREGGAMKAAISTTDLDPASLVARVQASAAIADHNYVADVSCKEPCVIPAKGECRHKVVAYDCGEKAGIAKRLAAVGCEVTVVPWDTPAEKALALDPDGVFFSNGPGDPETVPPVVEAVRACLGKLPVFGICLGNQVISLAAGGQVEKLPYGHHGGNEPVMNLLTGKVEITAQNHNYGPVFPTFGPLVPELSDGVTEHPSDLRFWSSRHVAPVVMSERYGRIRLTHVNLNDGTPEGIQFLDLPAFSMQYHPEAKPGPNDSTYAFAAFARLMDGVEDYLAIDVREGRRF; encoded by the coding sequence GTGAATCTGCTCGTCGATGGCGGCAGGCACCCCGAGGCGCTTCTCGCCTTGGAGGACGGGAGCTACTTCTTCGGTCGCTCCGCAGGTGCCGAGGGAGAGACCTTCGGTGAGGTCGTCTTCAATACCTCTATGGTGGGCTACCAGGAGATCGTGAGCGATCCCTCCTACGCCGGCCAGCTCGTCACCCTGACCTACCCGCAGGTGGGCAACTACGGCATCAACGAGGTCGACATGCAGTCGCGCGAGCTCGCGCTTGCCGGCCTCATCGTCCATGACATGTGCTACCAGCCCAGCAACTGGCAGTCCGTGAAGTCCCTGCCGGACTTCCTCGCCGAGCGCGGCATAGTGGCCATCGAGGACGTGGACACGCGCGCCCTCACCCTGCGCATCCGCGAGGGCGGTGCCATGAAGGCGGCCATCTCCACCACCGACCTCGACCCCGCGAGCCTCGTGGCCCGCGTCCAGGCCTCCGCGGCAATCGCGGACCACAACTACGTGGCCGACGTCTCCTGCAAGGAGCCCTGCGTCATCCCGGCAAAGGGGGAGTGCCGCCACAAGGTGGTGGCCTACGACTGCGGCGAGAAGGCCGGCATCGCCAAGCGCCTTGCCGCCGTTGGCTGCGAGGTCACGGTCGTGCCCTGGGACACCCCCGCCGAGAAGGCACTGGCCCTCGACCCCGACGGCGTGTTCTTCTCCAACGGCCCCGGAGACCCCGAGACCGTCCCGCCCGTGGTCGAGGCCGTCCGCGCCTGCCTGGGCAAGCTCCCGGTCTTTGGCATCTGCCTGGGCAACCAGGTCATCTCCCTTGCCGCCGGCGGCCAGGTGGAGAAGCTCCCATACGGCCACCACGGCGGCAACGAGCCGGTGATGAACCTGCTCACCGGCAAGGTTGAGATCACGGCCCAGAACCACAACTACGGCCCGGTCTTCCCGACCTTCGGCCCGCTTGTGCCCGAGCTCTCCGACGGCGTGACCGAGCACCCCTCCGACCTGCGCTTCTGGTCTTCCAGGCACGTGGCGCCGGTGGTCATGAGCGAGCGCTACGGCCGCATCCGCCTCACGCACGTCAACCTCAACGACGGCACGCCCGAGGGCATCCAGTTCCTCGACCTGCCCGCGTTCTCCATGCAGTACCACCCCGAGGCCAAGCCCGGCCCCAACGACTCGACGTACGCCTTCGCCGCCTTCGCGCGCCTCATGGACGGGGTCGAGGACTACCTTGCCATCGACGTCCGCGAGGGGAGGCGCTTCTAA
- a CDS encoding diacylglycerol/lipid kinase family protein: MLGSPLGRTLVIANPTAHSGRGEDGARFAQEFLQSYASATRGFEVMRTQGPADATRIARGARGFDTILALGGDGVIHEVVCGLMALPREARPQLGVIPLGSGNDYARTLGMARNDVEAALAQLVRGRARHVEVGRVNGMPFMQTLSFGLDAAIALDTTNRRAAGTSQEGEALFVTSALRILSNAREGFAVRASFDGEKTQDLSTIIFAVQVGPSYGGGFKICPNADPTDGLLDVCYNVKLPALPRLMSLLALARLGRHTGSSVVRLRRCRSLTLDFERETPCQADGEKVCGTHFDVQVAPDALGVIFPS, encoded by the coding sequence ATGCTTGGCTCGCCGCTTGGGCGCACGCTCGTCATCGCAAATCCCACAGCTCACAGTGGCCGCGGCGAGGACGGCGCCCGATTTGCCCAGGAGTTCCTCCAGAGCTACGCCTCGGCCACCCGAGGCTTCGAGGTCATGCGGACGCAGGGACCCGCAGACGCCACGCGCATAGCCAGGGGCGCCCGCGGATTTGACACCATCCTTGCCCTCGGCGGGGACGGCGTGATCCACGAGGTAGTCTGCGGCCTCATGGCCCTTCCGCGCGAGGCCCGCCCCCAGCTGGGGGTCATCCCCCTCGGCTCCGGCAACGACTACGCCCGCACGCTGGGCATGGCAAGAAACGACGTGGAGGCCGCGCTGGCCCAGCTCGTGCGCGGCCGCGCACGCCACGTGGAGGTGGGCCGCGTCAACGGCATGCCCTTCATGCAGACCCTCTCGTTTGGCCTGGACGCCGCCATCGCGCTGGACACCACGAACCGCCGGGCCGCAGGGACCTCCCAGGAGGGCGAGGCGCTCTTTGTCACGTCGGCCCTGCGCATTCTCTCCAACGCCCGCGAGGGCTTTGCGGTCCGCGCCTCCTTTGACGGAGAGAAGACGCAGGACCTCTCCACCATCATCTTTGCGGTGCAGGTGGGCCCCTCCTACGGCGGCGGCTTCAAGATCTGCCCCAATGCAGACCCCACCGACGGCCTTCTGGACGTCTGCTACAACGTCAAGCTGCCCGCTCTCCCCCGCCTCATGTCGCTGCTCGCCCTGGCAAGGCTCGGCCGCCACACGGGCTCCTCGGTGGTGAGGCTCAGGCGCTGCCGCTCCCTCACGCTGGACTTTGAGCGCGAGACGCCCTGCCAGGCAGACGGCGAGAAGGTCTGCGGCACGCACTTTGACGTGCAGGTCGCGCCCGACGCACTTGGCGTCATCTTCCCAAGCTAG
- a CDS encoding 1-phosphofructokinase family hexose kinase — protein sequence MIYTMTLNPALDYVMHPLTLDMGFTNRSSSEELYCGGNGINISTLLKELDVPSIAMGIAGGFTGDYLLTELQDKGIASNFVRLDRGNTRINIKLNGIVMTMVNGMGPKIPEKKVDELLERMDVVRAGDTLVLTGSIPNSLPEDIYTQIMGKLAGRGIQFVVDAPGQLLMESLKARPFLIKPNNHEVGRIYGVSIESPEECMPYAHKLHEEGARNVIISCGGHGSLLLDENGVEHIVPTAKVKLVNATGAGDSMVAGFLAKVTSGEDYETALIFASACGTATAASNGIAKRAKIDRVVTALYKKMGRAMPGTIARDIEENRARAEANEGITVKSE from the coding sequence TTGATTTACACGATGACGTTGAACCCGGCACTTGACTACGTTATGCACCCCCTCACCCTCGACATGGGCTTCACCAACCGCTCCAGCTCCGAGGAGCTGTACTGCGGAGGAAACGGCATCAACATCTCCACCCTCCTCAAGGAGCTCGACGTCCCCAGCATCGCCATGGGCATCGCCGGCGGCTTCACGGGTGACTACCTGCTCACCGAGCTGCAGGATAAGGGCATCGCGTCCAACTTCGTGCGCCTCGACCGCGGCAACACCCGCATCAACATCAAGCTAAACGGCATCGTCATGACCATGGTCAACGGCATGGGCCCCAAGATCCCCGAGAAGAAGGTCGACGAGCTCCTGGAGCGCATGGACGTCGTCCGCGCCGGAGACACGCTCGTCCTCACCGGCTCCATCCCCAACTCGCTTCCCGAGGACATCTACACCCAGATCATGGGCAAGCTCGCCGGCCGCGGCATCCAGTTCGTCGTGGACGCCCCCGGACAGCTCCTCATGGAGTCCCTCAAGGCCCGCCCCTTCCTCATCAAGCCCAACAACCACGAGGTCGGCCGCATCTACGGCGTCAGCATCGAGTCCCCCGAGGAGTGCATGCCCTACGCGCACAAGCTGCACGAGGAGGGCGCGCGCAACGTCATCATCTCCTGCGGCGGCCACGGCTCGCTGCTGCTTGACGAGAACGGCGTGGAGCACATTGTCCCCACGGCCAAGGTCAAGCTCGTCAACGCCACCGGCGCCGGCGACTCCATGGTGGCCGGCTTCCTGGCCAAGGTCACGAGCGGCGAGGACTACGAGACTGCCCTGATCTTCGCCTCCGCCTGTGGCACCGCCACGGCGGCCAGCAACGGCATCGCCAAACGCGCCAAGATCGACCGCGTGGTCACGGCCCTCTACAAGAAGATGGGCCGCGCCATGCCCGGCACCATCGCCCGCGACATCGAGGAGAACCGCGCTCGCGCCGAGGCCAACGAGGGCATCACCGTCAAGTCCGAGTAG
- a CDS encoding NUDIX hydrolase: MDSPEVPASVRDALAPDPALAEKVVDAQTLAQTPVFAAERLEVQTADGARAPRFIARHHGGVGVVAVREGRVCLVRQYRCALGRVTLEIPAGRLEPGEEPRAAAVRELAEETGLVASDLRHLVRVYGSPGFTDEKTDVFLATGLAQGPACPDEGEFLRAAWLPAADVVRAVLAGAIQDSKTVCGVLAARAAGVLE; encoded by the coding sequence ATGGATTCCCCTGAGGTCCCCGCTAGCGTGCGGGACGCCCTTGCCCCAGACCCCGCACTTGCCGAGAAGGTCGTCGATGCCCAGACGCTGGCGCAGACGCCGGTCTTTGCCGCCGAGCGCCTTGAGGTCCAGACGGCCGACGGCGCCCGCGCCCCGCGCTTCATAGCCCGCCATCATGGCGGCGTCGGCGTGGTTGCCGTGCGGGAGGGGAGGGTCTGCCTGGTCCGCCAGTACCGCTGCGCGCTCGGCCGCGTGACGCTGGAGATTCCCGCCGGCCGCCTGGAGCCCGGCGAGGAGCCCCGCGCGGCCGCCGTTCGCGAGCTTGCCGAGGAGACCGGCCTTGTGGCATCCGACCTGCGCCACCTCGTGCGCGTCTACGGCTCTCCCGGCTTTACCGACGAGAAGACCGACGTCTTTCTGGCCACGGGGCTTGCCCAGGGCCCAGCCTGTCCGGACGAGGGGGAGTTCCTGCGCGCGGCGTGGCTGCCTGCCGCCGACGTGGTGCGGGCCGTCCTTGCCGGCGCCATCCAGGACTCCAAGACGGTCTGTGGCGTGCTGGCGGCCCGGGCCGCCGGGGTGCTAGAATAG
- the ptsP gene encoding phosphoenolpyruvate--protein phosphotransferase, whose protein sequence is MYEGVNASDGIGIGVARVAVEPDLSFTPHAPEDAKAEEERYQAAVAKFIEQTNAQIERMTKTVGEEAAAIMGAHIEFAEDEGIRDMVNGSIESGMCAEQAVSEAYDMYYNMFSNMEDELFRERAADVADVKTGLLADLLGQELVDLSTLPENSIVVVRELTPSMTADIDKDNVAGIVTETGGRTSHSAIIARALEIPAVLSVADATSNIKNGDMVVVDGTNGKVIPTPSDHDLEHYRAKAKQYAEEKLALEAYRGKETVTADGEKKLLVANIGNPDDANVASEHDCEGVGLFRSEFLFMDAKELPSEDEQFAAYQKVALRMKDQPVIIRTLDVGGDKEISYLHLVKEENPFMGFRAVRYCLNNPDQYKVQLTALLRASAFGDIKIMVPLVTNIDEIRQVKALVKECMAELDARGVSYNKDIEVGTMIETPAASLIADDLAAECDFFSIGTNDLIGYTMCADRGNDKVGYLYEVYQPAVLRSLKRIIEEGNKAGIMVGMCGEAAADPLLIPVLLSFGLGEFSVSAPSILRTRRIISEWSKADADALTEKVMQLKTATEVKAMLQAAAR, encoded by the coding sequence ATGTACGAGGGAGTCAACGCATCTGACGGCATTGGCATCGGCGTCGCTCGCGTCGCCGTGGAGCCTGACCTGTCCTTCACGCCGCACGCGCCTGAGGACGCCAAGGCCGAGGAGGAGCGCTACCAGGCCGCGGTCGCCAAGTTCATCGAGCAGACCAACGCCCAGATCGAGCGCATGACCAAGACCGTCGGCGAGGAGGCCGCCGCCATCATGGGCGCCCACATCGAGTTCGCCGAGGACGAGGGCATCCGTGACATGGTCAACGGTTCCATCGAGAGCGGCATGTGCGCCGAGCAGGCCGTCTCCGAGGCCTACGACATGTACTACAACATGTTCTCCAACATGGAGGACGAGCTCTTCCGCGAGCGCGCCGCCGACGTCGCCGACGTCAAGACCGGCCTTCTCGCCGACCTGCTGGGCCAGGAGCTCGTGGACCTCTCCACGCTGCCCGAGAACTCCATCGTCGTGGTGCGCGAGCTCACCCCGTCCATGACCGCCGACATCGACAAGGACAACGTGGCCGGCATCGTGACCGAGACCGGCGGCCGCACCTCCCACTCCGCCATCATCGCCCGCGCGCTGGAGATCCCGGCCGTCCTCTCCGTGGCCGACGCCACCTCCAACATCAAGAACGGCGACATGGTCGTCGTCGACGGCACCAACGGCAAGGTCATCCCCACCCCGTCCGACCACGACCTCGAGCACTACCGTGCCAAGGCCAAGCAGTACGCCGAGGAGAAGCTCGCCCTCGAGGCCTACCGCGGCAAGGAGACCGTGACCGCCGATGGCGAGAAGAAGCTGCTCGTCGCCAACATCGGCAACCCGGACGACGCCAACGTCGCCTCCGAGCATGACTGCGAGGGCGTCGGCCTCTTCCGCTCCGAGTTCCTCTTCATGGACGCCAAGGAGCTCCCCTCCGAGGACGAGCAGTTCGCGGCCTACCAGAAGGTCGCGCTGCGCATGAAGGACCAGCCGGTCATCATCCGCACCCTCGACGTGGGCGGCGACAAGGAGATTTCGTATCTCCACCTCGTCAAGGAGGAGAACCCCTTCATGGGCTTCCGCGCCGTCCGCTACTGCCTGAACAACCCGGACCAGTACAAGGTCCAGCTCACGGCCCTTCTGCGCGCGTCCGCCTTCGGCGACATCAAGATCATGGTGCCGCTCGTAACCAACATCGACGAGATTCGCCAGGTCAAGGCCCTCGTCAAGGAGTGCATGGCCGAGCTTGACGCCCGTGGCGTGTCCTACAACAAGGACATCGAGGTTGGCACCATGATCGAGACCCCCGCGGCCTCCCTCATCGCCGACGACCTCGCCGCCGAGTGCGACTTCTTCTCCATCGGCACCAACGACCTCATCGGCTACACCATGTGCGCCGACCGCGGCAACGACAAGGTTGGCTACCTCTACGAGGTCTACCAGCCGGCCGTCCTGCGCTCCCTCAAGCGCATCATCGAGGAGGGCAACAAGGCTGGCATCATGGTCGGCATGTGCGGCGAGGCCGCGGCCGATCCGCTGCTCATCCCGGTGCTGCTCTCCTTCGGCCTGGGCGAGTTCTCCGTCTCCGCGCCGTCCATCCTGCGCACCCGTCGCATCATCTCCGAGTGGAGCAAGGCCGACGCCGACGCCCTCACCGAGAAGGTCATGCAGCTCAAGACCGCCACTGAGGTCAAGGCAATGCTGCAGGCCGCTGCCCGCTAG
- the carB gene encoding carbamoyl-phosphate synthase large subunit, with the protein MPKRTDIKKILIIGSGPIVIGQACEFDYSGTQACKALREQGYEVVLVNSNPATIMTDPETADRTYIEPITANSVAKVIAKERPDALLPNMGGQTGLNCAVALAHAGVLDKYGVEVIGCDIDSIETGEDRELFAAAMKDIGLEVAKSGIAHTIEECEAIVDELGYPAVIRPSFTLGGAGGGIAYDHDDLLRICEQGLALSPETEVLVEQSIEGWKEIEMEVMRDVAGNGVIVCSIENLDPMGVHTGDSITVAPCQTLNDYELQRLRDYSIAILERVGVACGGSNVQFAVNPEDGRVIVIEMNPRVSRSSALASKATGFPIAKMAALLSVGYTLDEIQNDITHSTPACFEPSIDYCVVKIPRFAFEKFKGASDRLSTRMKAVGEVMAIGSTFEEAMQKAMRSLEQGHAGLGADGHDDFDEESFEEKVATPTPERILYVAEALRRGWGVERVFELTRIDQWFLHRIQDIVTAEGRIRELGLSGMDAAHMLAAKQMGFSDAQIGHLTGQRDDTVRAVREVLGVRPLVKTVDTCAGEFASRTSYHYFTYERGGASEFHEAARPRVVILSAGPNRIGQGIEFDYCCCHAAYALEAKGYETVMVNCNPETVSTDYDTSDRLYFEPLTFEDVMNVIEVEKPAGVIVTLGGQTPINLAKRLKEAGVPIMGTQPEAIDLAEDRDRFASLLDRLDIAYPPSSTAETVEEAKGVARRVGYPLLVRPSYVLGGRGMAIVYDDDDLVKYMAAATQVSPDHPVYLDAFLEDAIELDVDALCDTEQCYVGAVLEHIEECGIHSGDSACCFPPFSLSDKIVAKIRETTRRLALSCHIQGLLNVQYAVRDEQVFVIELNPRASRTVPFSSKATGVPLAKYAARIMSGEKICDLGLPAEDAERGYYAVKEAVMPWSRFPGADVTLGPEMKSTGEVMGLDVTFPKAYAKTREAIDYDVPQAGTVFISVCDRDKRSVAPVALSLVHLGYDLVATRGTAKTLHAAGIPCEVVKRVSEGHPNIADLMAEGKVSFLINTPHGHSSRGDGSVLRSEAVSRGIDMATTISGATALVQAISATRRGPLDVYALQDLPK; encoded by the coding sequence ATGCCCAAGCGCACCGACATCAAGAAGATCCTCATCATCGGCTCCGGCCCCATCGTCATCGGCCAGGCCTGCGAGTTCGACTACTCCGGCACCCAGGCCTGCAAGGCCCTGCGCGAGCAGGGCTACGAGGTCGTGCTGGTCAACTCCAACCCGGCCACCATCATGACCGACCCGGAGACCGCAGACCGCACCTACATCGAGCCCATCACGGCCAACTCCGTGGCAAAGGTCATCGCCAAGGAGCGCCCCGACGCCCTGCTGCCCAACATGGGCGGCCAGACCGGCCTCAACTGCGCCGTGGCCCTAGCCCACGCCGGCGTGCTGGACAAGTACGGCGTCGAGGTCATTGGCTGCGACATCGACTCCATCGAGACGGGCGAGGACCGCGAGCTGTTTGCCGCGGCCATGAAGGACATCGGCCTAGAGGTGGCCAAGTCCGGCATCGCCCACACCATCGAGGAGTGCGAGGCCATCGTCGACGAGCTGGGCTACCCGGCCGTCATCCGCCCGTCCTTCACCCTGGGCGGCGCCGGCGGCGGCATTGCCTACGACCACGACGACCTGCTGCGCATCTGCGAGCAGGGCCTGGCCCTGTCCCCTGAGACCGAGGTCCTGGTCGAGCAGTCCATCGAGGGCTGGAAGGAGATCGAGATGGAGGTCATGCGTGACGTCGCCGGCAACGGCGTCATCGTCTGCTCCATCGAGAACCTCGACCCCATGGGCGTCCACACCGGCGACTCCATCACCGTGGCCCCCTGCCAGACCCTCAACGACTACGAGCTCCAGCGCCTGCGCGACTACTCCATCGCCATCCTGGAGCGCGTCGGCGTGGCCTGCGGCGGCTCCAACGTGCAGTTTGCCGTCAACCCCGAGGACGGCCGCGTCATCGTCATCGAGATGAACCCGCGCGTCAGCCGCTCCTCGGCCCTGGCCTCCAAGGCAACGGGCTTCCCCATCGCCAAGATGGCCGCCCTTCTCTCCGTGGGCTACACCCTGGACGAGATCCAGAACGACATCACGCACTCCACGCCGGCCTGCTTCGAGCCGTCCATCGACTACTGCGTGGTAAAGATCCCGCGCTTTGCCTTCGAGAAGTTCAAGGGCGCCTCTGACCGTCTCTCCACGCGCATGAAGGCCGTGGGCGAAGTCATGGCCATCGGCTCCACCTTCGAGGAGGCCATGCAGAAGGCCATGAGGTCGCTGGAGCAGGGACACGCGGGGCTGGGCGCCGACGGCCACGACGACTTCGACGAGGAGAGCTTCGAGGAGAAGGTCGCCACGCCCACGCCCGAGCGCATCCTGTACGTGGCCGAGGCCCTGCGCCGCGGCTGGGGCGTCGAGCGCGTCTTCGAGCTCACCCGCATCGACCAGTGGTTCCTCCACCGCATCCAGGACATCGTCACCGCCGAGGGCCGCATCCGCGAGCTGGGCCTTTCCGGCATGGACGCCGCCCACATGCTGGCCGCCAAGCAGATGGGCTTCTCCGACGCCCAGATCGGCCACCTCACCGGCCAGCGCGACGACACCGTCCGTGCCGTCCGGGAGGTCCTGGGCGTGCGCCCGCTGGTGAAGACCGTGGACACCTGCGCCGGCGAGTTTGCCAGCCGCACGAGCTACCACTACTTCACCTACGAGCGCGGCGGCGCCTCCGAGTTCCACGAGGCCGCCCGCCCGCGCGTGGTCATCCTCTCCGCGGGCCCCAACCGCATCGGCCAGGGCATTGAGTTCGACTACTGCTGCTGTCACGCCGCCTACGCGCTGGAGGCCAAGGGCTACGAGACCGTCATGGTCAACTGCAACCCAGAGACCGTCTCCACCGACTACGACACCTCCGATCGCCTCTACTTCGAGCCGCTCACCTTCGAGGACGTCATGAACGTCATCGAGGTCGAGAAGCCCGCGGGCGTCATCGTGACCCTGGGCGGCCAGACCCCCATCAACCTGGCCAAGCGCCTGAAGGAGGCGGGCGTGCCCATCATGGGCACCCAGCCCGAGGCCATCGACCTGGCCGAGGACCGCGACCGCTTCGCGAGCCTGCTCGACCGTCTGGACATTGCCTACCCGCCCAGCTCCACGGCCGAGACCGTGGAGGAGGCCAAGGGCGTCGCCCGCCGCGTGGGCTACCCGCTGCTCGTCCGCCCGAGCTACGTGTTGGGCGGCCGCGGCATGGCCATCGTCTACGATGACGACGACCTCGTAAAGTACATGGCCGCCGCCACCCAGGTCTCGCCGGACCATCCCGTCTACCTCGACGCCTTCCTTGAGGACGCCATCGAGCTCGACGTGGACGCACTCTGCGACACCGAGCAGTGCTACGTGGGCGCCGTCCTGGAGCACATCGAGGAGTGCGGCATCCACTCCGGCGACTCCGCCTGCTGCTTCCCGCCCTTCTCGCTGTCCGACAAGATCGTGGCCAAGATTCGCGAGACCACCCGCCGCCTGGCGCTCTCCTGTCACATCCAGGGCCTCCTCAACGTGCAGTACGCCGTCCGCGACGAGCAGGTCTTCGTCATCGAGCTCAACCCGCGCGCCAGCCGCACCGTGCCCTTCTCGTCCAAGGCCACGGGCGTGCCCCTGGCCAAGTACGCCGCCCGCATCATGAGCGGCGAGAAGATCTGCGACCTGGGCCTGCCCGCCGAGGACGCCGAGCGCGGCTATTACGCCGTCAAGGAGGCCGTCATGCCCTGGAGCCGCTTCCCGGGCGCCGACGTCACCCTGGGACCCGAGATGAAGTCCACCGGCGAGGTCATGGGCCTGGACGTGACCTTCCCCAAGGCCTACGCCAAGACCCGCGAGGCCATCGACTACGACGTGCCCCAGGCAGGCACCGTCTTCATCTCTGTCTGCGACCGCGACAAGCGCTCCGTGGCGCCCGTGGCCCTGTCCCTCGTGCACCTGGGCTACGACCTGGTGGCCACCCGCGGCACGGCCAAGACGCTGCACGCCGCCGGCATTCCGTGCGAGGTGGTCAAGCGCGTCTCCGAGGGGCACCCCAACATCGCCGACCTCATGGCAGAGGGCAAGGTGAGCTTCCTCATCAACACGCCCCACGGCCACAGCTCCCGCGGCGACGGCTCGGTCCTTCGCAGCGAGGCCGTCTCGCGCGGCATCGACATGGCAACCACCATCAGCGGCGCCACCGCCCTGGTGCAGGCCATCTCCGCCACGCGCAGGGGCCCGCTTGACGTCTACGCCTTGCAGGACCTCCCCAAGTAG
- the gdhA gene encoding NADP-specific glutamate dehydrogenase translates to MSYTEKVLAELKQRYPEQTEFLQAATEILGTIQPALDAHPEYEEASLLERFVEPERVIMFRVPWVDDEGKVQVNRGYRVEFNSAIGPYKGGLRFNPTVTLGMLKFLGLEQILKNSLTTLPMGGGKGGSDFDPKGKSNNEIMHFCQSFMTELCRHIGPNTDVPAGDLGVGGREVAYMFGQYKRIRNEWTGVLTGKGLSFGGSLARTEATGYGLVYFVDEYLKSNGDSFEGKNVVVHGSGNVAIYAIQKVSQLGGKVLACSDTKGWVEDPDGIDYKVLEGIYNKKRSGHDKGVSLALYVEERPGATWHAEDGRGVWKVPCDIALPCARENTLHLEDAEALVANGVKVVGEGANMPTTIEATEYFQKNGVAFMPGKAANAGGVLVSGLEMSQNAEHLSWTFEEVDGKLEQLMRGMFHNVDDTAREYGHEGNFVMGANIAGFLKVADAMMAQGVC, encoded by the coding sequence ATGTCCTACACCGAGAAGGTCCTGGCGGAGCTCAAGCAGCGCTACCCCGAGCAGACCGAGTTCCTCCAGGCCGCGACCGAGATCCTCGGCACCATCCAGCCCGCGCTGGACGCCCACCCCGAGTATGAGGAGGCATCCCTGCTGGAGCGCTTCGTCGAGCCCGAGCGCGTCATCATGTTCCGCGTGCCCTGGGTCGACGACGAGGGCAAGGTCCAGGTCAACCGCGGCTATCGCGTCGAGTTCAACTCCGCCATTGGACCCTACAAGGGCGGCCTGCGCTTCAACCCCACGGTCACCCTCGGCATGCTGAAGTTCCTGGGTCTCGAGCAGATCCTCAAGAACTCCCTCACCACCCTTCCCATGGGCGGTGGCAAGGGCGGCTCCGACTTTGACCCCAAGGGCAAGTCCAACAACGAGATCATGCACTTCTGCCAGTCCTTCATGACCGAGCTCTGCCGCCACATCGGTCCCAACACCGACGTCCCCGCCGGTGACCTGGGCGTCGGCGGCCGCGAGGTTGCCTACATGTTCGGCCAGTACAAGCGCATCCGCAACGAGTGGACCGGCGTCCTGACCGGCAAGGGCCTCTCCTTCGGCGGTTCCCTGGCTCGCACCGAGGCCACCGGCTACGGCCTGGTCTACTTCGTGGACGAGTACCTCAAGAGCAATGGCGACTCCTTCGAGGGCAAGAACGTCGTCGTCCACGGCTCTGGCAACGTTGCAATCTACGCCATCCAGAAGGTCTCCCAGCTCGGCGGCAAGGTCCTGGCCTGCTCCGACACCAAGGGCTGGGTCGAGGACCCCGACGGCATTGACTACAAGGTCCTGGAGGGCATCTACAACAAGAAGCGCTCCGGCCACGACAAGGGCGTCTCCCTCGCCCTCTACGTGGAGGAGCGTCCCGGTGCCACCTGGCACGCCGAGGACGGCCGCGGCGTCTGGAAGGTCCCCTGTGACATCGCGCTTCCCTGCGCCCGCGAGAACACCCTGCACCTCGAGGACGCCGAGGCCCTCGTCGCCAACGGCGTGAAGGTCGTGGGCGAGGGCGCCAACATGCCGACCACCATCGAGGCCACCGAGTACTTCCAGAAGAACGGCGTCGCCTTCATGCCCGGCAAGGCTGCCAACGCCGGCGGCGTGCTTGTCTCCGGCCTGGAGATGTCCCAGAACGCAGAGCACCTCTCCTGGACCTTCGAGGAGGTCGACGGCAAGCTCGAGCAGCTCATGCGCGGCATGTTCCACAACGTGGACGACACCGCCCGCGAGTACGGCCACGAGGGCAACTTCGTCATGGGCGCCAACATCGCCGGCTTCCTCAAGGTCGCCGATGCCATGATGGCCCAGGGCGTCTGCTAG